In Candidatus Rokuibacteriota bacterium, a genomic segment contains:
- a CDS encoding helix-turn-helix transcriptional regulator produces MIKKLRMEKGLSQKALAKRIGVTDAYITMLETGVRKNPSLAVLRRLAKALGVPVTELLG; encoded by the coding sequence GTGATCAAAAAGCTGCGGATGGAAAAGGGGCTCAGCCAGAAGGCGCTGGCAAAGCGCATCGGCGTGACGGACGCGTATATCACGATGCTCGAAACGGGCGTCAGGAAGAACCCCTCCCTCGCGGTGCTCCGTCGCCTCGCCAAGGCCCTCGGCGTGCCGGTGACGGAGCTGCTGGGGTGA
- a CDS encoding terminase large subunit, with the protein MTRPPSTRRLIVAASAQSNTVEVHLLEKKMTRAELDALLTNETGQPLVRLPWYVEADAAMDDPAAKLVALSARRQEGKTTYQTRTAMGELMLKPASYTLMVAASEGQQQAIFLRKLRRPFEALLTRLGVKRNAAIITKKSIELLELGSKVEVVATSEVTSPGRSVSLLIFDEARDISDAVFTSLAPSVLAMPGSKILVASTAGPPRGWFYELIRNPLPETRVVTSTGNCNPFADQGMLSFLERQLARISPAAARRELQNEFVEDSESFLPEALIEAAIDDDLVVLA; encoded by the coding sequence ATGACGAGGCCACCCTCCACCCGCCGGTTGATTGTCGCGGCTTCGGCTCAGAGCAACACGGTTGAGGTACACCTGCTCGAAAAAAAGATGACCCGCGCCGAGTTGGATGCGTTGTTGACGAACGAGACGGGCCAGCCGCTCGTCCGGCTGCCCTGGTACGTCGAAGCGGACGCGGCGATGGACGATCCGGCGGCCAAGCTGGTGGCGCTCTCCGCGCGGCGGCAGGAAGGGAAGACGACATATCAGACGCGGACGGCGATGGGCGAGCTGATGTTGAAGCCGGCGAGCTACACGTTGATGGTCGCGGCCTCCGAGGGGCAGCAGCAGGCGATCTTCCTCCGCAAGCTGCGCCGACCGTTCGAAGCGCTGCTCACACGGCTCGGCGTCAAACGAAACGCGGCGATCATCACGAAGAAGTCGATCGAGTTGTTGGAGCTCGGCAGCAAGGTCGAGGTGGTGGCGACCAGCGAAGTGACGAGTCCGGGTCGGAGCGTGTCGCTCCTGATCTTCGACGAGGCGCGCGATATTTCCGACGCGGTTTTTACGAGCTTGGCCCCGTCCGTGCTCGCGATGCCGGGCAGCAAGATCCTGGTGGCCTCGACGGCGGGGCCCCCGCGCGGCTGGTTTTATGAGCTGATCCGCAATCCCCTGCCGGAGACGCGCGTCGTGACGTCGACGGGGAACTGCAACCCCTTCGCGGACCAGGGCATGCTGAGCTTCCTTGAGCGGCAGCTCGCGCGGATCTCGCCTGCGGCGGCGCGGCGCGAATTGCAAAATGAATTCGTCGAAGATAGCGAGAGCTTCTTGCCCGAAGCGCTGATCGAAGCCGCGATCGATGACGACCTGGTGGTGCTCGCATGA
- a CDS encoding cold shock domain-containing protein — protein sequence MTGICHHFDSRRGFGKVTGADRRQYFAHRDDLLDVLELTIGQRVEFTPLDTVRGPRAVDVHPCEAAPLIVQAMSKEAS from the coding sequence ATGACGGGGATCTGCCACCACTTCGACTCGCGGCGCGGCTTCGGAAAAGTCACCGGCGCCGATCGCCGGCAATACTTCGCCCACCGCGACGACCTCCTCGACGTGCTCGAGCTGACGATCGGGCAGCGGGTCGAGTTTACCCCGCTCGACACCGTCCGCGGCCCGCGCGCCGTCGACGTGCACCCGTGCGAGGCGGCGCCGCTCATTGTGCAGGCGATGTCCAAGGAGGCGAGCTGA
- a CDS encoding recombinase family protein → MIAAIYARKSTDQNLPDEEKSVTRQIERATAYAQAKGWTVAAEHVHADDGISGAEFVKRPGFLRLMNALKPRPPFQVLIMSEESRLGREQIETAYALKQITDAGVRVFFYLEDRERTLGSAMDKVMLSLTNFAAEMEREKASQRTHDKLTGVFERGQVPGGMVFGYDNVEVLSPTPGRDGKPRRAHVIRQINAPQAEVLRRIFQLCADGWGLVRIAKALTGEGIAKPKGKGRGWAPSAIREMLHRELYHGRVVWNKMQRVHRGGTRGKRARPESEWLVLDAPALRIVPEPLWQAAHAALEQKQAAYLRMAGGKLIGRPEGSRESPYLLTGLSICHECGGSICATTRTHGRHVRTYYGCFHHRSRGDGGCPNNLTMPMDEANRLLLDALSRDVLTPAMVTGTLEDTLAAWQAEGVPALARREGMEARLRQLNAELVHLTNALAGGAPPASVHEAIRARERERADVQAQLEHLDGLTRFTAGVDPLALQEDLGARLADWQGLLERQPIQARQILRKLLVGRLIFEPFEDADGRGYKLRGQATYGRLLSGVYSVVPPG, encoded by the coding sequence ATGATCGCCGCCATTTACGCTCGCAAGTCCACGGACCAGAACCTGCCCGACGAGGAGAAGTCCGTCACGCGGCAGATTGAGCGCGCCACGGCCTACGCGCAGGCGAAGGGCTGGACCGTCGCCGCGGAGCACGTCCACGCCGACGACGGGATCTCCGGGGCGGAGTTCGTCAAGCGCCCGGGCTTCCTGCGCCTCATGAACGCGCTCAAGCCGCGCCCGCCCTTCCAGGTGCTCATCATGTCCGAGGAGTCGCGCCTCGGACGCGAGCAGATCGAGACGGCCTACGCGCTCAAGCAGATCACCGACGCCGGCGTGCGTGTGTTCTTCTACCTCGAGGACCGCGAGCGGACGCTTGGCTCGGCCATGGACAAGGTCATGCTCTCCCTGACCAACTTCGCCGCCGAAATGGAGCGGGAGAAGGCCAGCCAGCGGACCCATGACAAGCTGACGGGAGTATTCGAGCGCGGCCAGGTCCCCGGCGGGATGGTCTTCGGCTACGACAACGTCGAGGTCCTCTCCCCTACCCCGGGCCGGGATGGCAAGCCCCGCCGCGCCCACGTGATCCGGCAGATCAACGCACCCCAGGCCGAGGTCCTTCGCCGGATCTTCCAGCTCTGCGCGGATGGGTGGGGCCTCGTCCGCATCGCCAAGGCGCTGACTGGCGAGGGGATCGCCAAGCCCAAAGGCAAGGGCCGCGGGTGGGCACCCTCGGCGATCCGCGAGATGCTCCACCGCGAGCTCTACCACGGCCGCGTCGTGTGGAACAAGATGCAGCGGGTGCACCGGGGCGGGACGCGGGGGAAGCGCGCGCGCCCGGAGTCCGAGTGGCTGGTGCTCGACGCGCCCGCGCTTCGCATCGTGCCCGAGCCCCTGTGGCAGGCCGCGCACGCCGCCCTCGAGCAGAAGCAGGCCGCGTATCTCCGCATGGCGGGCGGCAAGCTCATCGGCCGGCCCGAGGGCTCCCGCGAGTCGCCCTACCTGCTCACCGGGCTCTCTATCTGCCATGAGTGCGGCGGAAGCATCTGCGCGACCACGCGGACGCACGGCCGCCACGTGCGCACCTACTACGGCTGCTTCCACCATCGGAGCCGCGGCGACGGGGGCTGCCCGAACAATCTCACGATGCCGATGGACGAGGCCAACCGGCTCCTGCTCGACGCGCTCAGCCGCGACGTGCTGACGCCCGCGATGGTCACGGGGACGCTTGAGGACACGCTCGCCGCCTGGCAGGCTGAGGGCGTGCCCGCGCTCGCGCGCCGCGAGGGCATGGAGGCTCGACTCCGGCAGCTCAACGCCGAGCTTGTCCACCTGACCAACGCCCTGGCCGGCGGGGCGCCCCCAGCCTCCGTCCATGAGGCCATCCGGGCCCGGGAGCGCGAACGGGCGGACGTGCAGGCGCAGCTCGAGCACCTGGACGGGCTGACGCGATTCACGGCAGGGGTAGATCCTCTCGCGCTCCAGGAGGACCTCGGCGCGCGGCTGGCGGACTGGCAGGGGCTCCTCGAGCGGCAGCCGATCCAGGCCCGGCAGATCCTCCGGAAGCTCCTGGTCGGCCGCCTGATCTTCGAGCCCTTTGAGGATGCGGACGGACGAGGCTACAAACTCAGAGGGCAGGCCACCTACGGGCGCCTGCTCTCCGGTGTTTATTCGGTGGTGCCCCCGGGGTGA
- a CDS encoding DUF3820 family protein, whose product MPFGMHKGAALGEIPTEYLQWLTGRADLREPLRSAAFKELRKRYQAAEFPQRACPDSQLAEELVGAGRRVLAKRLHPDTGGTARDFVRLGEVSEWLERVIGSAS is encoded by the coding sequence ATGCCGTTCGGCATGCACAAGGGCGCGGCGCTCGGCGAGATCCCCACCGAGTATCTGCAATGGCTCACCGGCCGCGCCGATCTCCGTGAGCCACTGAGATCCGCCGCGTTCAAGGAGCTACGCAAACGATATCAGGCCGCGGAGTTCCCGCAGCGGGCGTGTCCCGATTCGCAGCTCGCCGAGGAGCTTGTCGGCGCCGGCCGGCGCGTGCTCGCTAAGCGCTTACACCCGGATACCGGGGGCACGGCCCGCGATTTCGTGCGGCTCGGCGAGGTAAGCGAGTGGCTGGAGCGCGTGATCGGGAGCGCCTCGTGA
- a CDS encoding glycine zipper domain-containing protein, producing the protein MAAQDLIITISARDQATEVLNKVRGEFDKTAGGNVHFATGINAVRESFEKLGAVIPGLTGSFRGLAGTMTQSVGGAATGLVSILASYGIALNRVSDEQLRFGRALNSLDVGTLRGELARVNNEMDRMSDIGNRIGNQAGTWTGAVQSFLSRLQALPQAAQETFFGAPTPEAQRAQAMTMLGGLLGVQEGARQTGLMAGIAGTQQRALLFQQQRRANEEDLAGFRALQGPLEAADRRERDLAMQALRQEQGIRRAAAIKEGLPTGPLEETFRLEQEARSGELAISLQRQKLAREEQGKALSEKLIDQRFTPLAAEQEAAQKTFEEEFALTAELQRQATQKADQAQEAADARLRSAQTFADFERETAEQQTALEKELDGQRTRAQASQLDVAVRRAEILHQQVGLTADERAQAQLVTIEAQRQLDLSRARSDSERELVELTARVQSRNVSQRESERTDPTAGMLAGFTDIAEQVASAGDRMRLSVVGAFHDINRGFSDIVVAGLTGEIDKIGDIGKQLGKRLLTSFIEQLSTGLTSRVFAALGQGLGLGGPGRVFSAIPLVASPFALGGGGGGVAITASGAASATAGGTLGAGVGASGFIGQRVSTGVSAVTGSSATGYMTDLLGAARQFGQGFFGPSVSAGNIATAFQLGGFNAVAAVQSGQAVIVATAAGPALVTNAGDLAAALGAGVGEAGASAAGVAGASGTLAGAGASAATIAGGVVAVAALAYSAYSAYQTADPYGGALSGALSGAVLGSYISPGWGTLIGAVAGAAIGGGAGMLGKAEQESKQRKQAEITRVSDAASAIIGQIRATASTEQLYALLAANGSGNSGGSSSVAIVTGVVIDGRQLLIGTSAAVYAIATLEQFVQGTLAGTFFSSIQQGIAQHFKDDANRAIEQAVTSKVQELAASEQGILFGYDEQFSTGLRGAAGRITRQTILPLSRLGEAAGQDLFAIGNTLDNLTDDQAQRILEKLVKVDRDRDLQILRVESDFGATVTIGHLTA; encoded by the coding sequence ATGGCTGCTCAAGATTTAATCATAACTATCAGTGCGCGTGATCAAGCCACCGAGGTCCTGAACAAAGTCCGCGGGGAGTTCGACAAGACCGCGGGCGGTAACGTCCACTTCGCCACGGGCATCAACGCGGTCCGCGAGTCCTTCGAAAAGCTCGGCGCCGTCATCCCCGGCCTGACGGGATCGTTCCGCGGCCTCGCGGGCACGATGACACAGTCGGTCGGCGGCGCCGCGACCGGGCTGGTCTCGATCCTCGCCTCCTACGGCATCGCGCTCAACCGCGTGTCGGACGAGCAATTGCGATTTGGACGGGCGTTGAATTCGCTCGACGTGGGCACCCTCCGCGGGGAACTCGCGCGCGTCAACAACGAGATGGACCGGATGTCGGACATCGGGAACCGGATCGGGAATCAGGCGGGGACCTGGACCGGCGCCGTCCAGAGCTTCCTGTCGCGGCTCCAGGCGCTCCCGCAGGCGGCCCAGGAGACGTTCTTCGGCGCTCCGACACCGGAGGCCCAGCGCGCGCAGGCGATGACGATGCTCGGCGGTCTCCTCGGCGTCCAGGAAGGCGCGAGGCAGACCGGGCTCATGGCTGGGATCGCGGGCACCCAGCAGCGTGCGCTCCTCTTCCAGCAGCAGCGGCGTGCGAACGAGGAGGACCTCGCCGGCTTCCGCGCGCTCCAAGGGCCGCTCGAAGCCGCCGACCGCCGGGAGCGGGACCTGGCCATGCAGGCCCTCCGCCAGGAGCAGGGGATTCGACGCGCGGCCGCGATCAAGGAAGGCCTGCCGACCGGGCCTCTTGAGGAAACGTTCCGGCTGGAACAGGAGGCGCGGAGCGGAGAGCTGGCCATCTCGCTGCAACGGCAGAAGCTGGCCCGTGAGGAACAGGGCAAGGCGCTGTCCGAGAAGCTGATCGACCAGCGCTTTACCCCGCTGGCCGCCGAACAGGAGGCCGCGCAGAAGACATTCGAGGAGGAGTTCGCCCTCACAGCCGAGCTGCAGCGGCAGGCGACGCAGAAGGCGGACCAGGCGCAAGAGGCGGCCGACGCGAGGCTCCGCAGCGCCCAGACGTTCGCGGACTTCGAGCGCGAGACCGCGGAGCAGCAGACGGCACTGGAGAAGGAGCTGGATGGGCAGCGGACGCGCGCCCAAGCGAGCCAGCTCGACGTGGCCGTGCGGCGGGCGGAGATCCTGCACCAGCAGGTCGGACTCACCGCCGACGAGCGCGCGCAGGCCCAGCTGGTCACGATCGAGGCCCAGCGACAGCTAGATCTCTCGCGGGCCCGGTCCGATTCGGAGCGGGAATTGGTCGAGCTGACGGCGCGCGTGCAGTCGCGCAACGTCTCGCAGCGCGAGAGTGAGCGCACCGATCCGACCGCCGGGATGCTGGCGGGCTTCACGGACATCGCGGAGCAGGTGGCGTCGGCCGGCGACCGGATGCGGTTGTCCGTGGTCGGGGCCTTCCACGACATCAACCGCGGCTTCTCGGACATCGTCGTGGCCGGGCTTACCGGGGAGATCGACAAGATCGGGGACATCGGCAAGCAGCTGGGCAAGCGCCTGCTGACGAGCTTCATCGAGCAGCTCAGCACAGGCCTGACCTCGCGGGTCTTCGCGGCCCTCGGCCAGGGGCTCGGGCTGGGTGGCCCGGGGCGCGTCTTCTCGGCGATCCCGCTGGTGGCGAGCCCCTTCGCGCTCGGCGGCGGCGGGGGCGGCGTGGCGATCACGGCGAGCGGGGCCGCGAGCGCGACAGCCGGCGGGACGCTCGGCGCGGGAGTCGGCGCCAGCGGGTTCATCGGGCAACGGGTGAGCACGGGTGTCAGTGCCGTGACCGGCTCGTCGGCGACCGGCTACATGACGGATCTCCTGGGGGCGGCCCGCCAGTTCGGGCAGGGCTTCTTCGGCCCGTCGGTCTCGGCTGGGAACATCGCCACGGCGTTCCAACTCGGCGGCTTCAACGCGGTGGCGGCCGTGCAGTCCGGGCAGGCCGTGATCGTGGCGACGGCGGCCGGTCCAGCCCTCGTGACGAACGCCGGAGACCTGGCGGCGGCGCTCGGGGCGGGGGTGGGCGAGGCCGGGGCCAGCGCGGCGGGCGTGGCTGGGGCCTCCGGGACGTTGGCCGGTGCGGGCGCGAGCGCGGCCACGATCGCTGGGGGCGTGGTGGCCGTGGCCGCGCTCGCCTACAGCGCGTATTCCGCCTATCAGACGGCCGACCCCTACGGCGGGGCCCTCAGCGGCGCGCTCTCCGGCGCGGTTTTGGGAAGCTACATTTCTCCCGGTTGGGGGACCTTGATCGGCGCGGTCGCCGGCGCGGCGATCGGCGGGGGTGCGGGCATGCTCGGCAAGGCGGAGCAGGAGTCCAAGCAGCGCAAGCAGGCCGAGATCACCCGCGTCTCGGATGCGGCCTCGGCGATCATCGGGCAAATCCGCGCGACCGCGTCGACGGAGCAGCTCTACGCCCTGCTGGCCGCCAATGGGTCGGGCAATAGCGGGGGCAGCAGCAGCGTCGCCATCGTCACCGGGGTGGTGATAGACGGGCGGCAGCTGTTGATCGGCACGAGCGCCGCCGTGTACGCGATCGCCACGCTGGAGCAGTTCGTCCAGGGCACGCTCGCCGGCACGTTCTTCTCCTCGATCCAGCAGGGGATCGCGCAGCACTTCAAGGACGACGCCAACCGGGCCATCGAACAAGCCGTCACCAGCAAAGTCCAGGAGCTGGCGGCGAGCGAGCAGGGCATTCTCTTCGGCTACGACGAGCAGTTCTCGACGGGGCTCCGCGGGGCGGCGGGGCGGATCACGCGGCAGACGATCCTGCCGCTGTCTCGCCTGGGGGAGGCGGCCGGTCAGGATCTCTTCGCCATCGGGAACACGCTCGACAATCTGACCGACGACCAGGCGCAGCGGATCCTGGAGAAGCTCGTCAAGGTCGACCGCGACCGGGACCTCCAGATTCTCCGCGTGGAGTCGGACTTCGGCGCCACCGTGACGATCGGGCATCTGACGGCCTGA
- a CDS encoding bifunctional DNA primase/polymerase: MSAETMVTGMLDAAIAYAARGWPVFPLSPDGKIPFSKEHACAAPLHQHGFKDASTDPETIRAWWTEHPLSNIGIATGARSRITVLDVDVKPWEDKAGDTTLAALLEQHGTLPATPSQRTWSGGRQYVFAYGVGVRNSAGKLGDNLDTRGEGGYIVAPPSRVSENGRRGEYAWDLFAGPDDLPLAPLPPWLLTLLAPETTNGHPAPAAPVDDAIPDGQRNPTLTSLAGTMRRRGMQPPEIAAALLEVNRRRCQPPLPDAEVQAIAASVGRYTLPSVELNAGNLNLAEITAEAWRAFAAANAPPLTFLMGGLLVRLEPDDAGPPVIRPVTPDRLRHSLARCATWYMPTKKARVDALPPLHVVHDMLAQPAPPVPVLDRLVEAPVFTRGGTLHQVPGYHADGRIFYAPAPGLTVPPVPTPVTAAHVAQAVELLLWNLLGDFPFVENADGVHALAGLLLLFGRECIDGPTPLHLVEKPTPGTGATFLAEAMTLPAIGRSPGGMTEGRDEDEWRKRLTAKLLTSPAAVNIDNLRRRLDSAALSSAITATIWEDRLLGQSEQARIPVRCLWIATGNNPALSDEITRRTIRIRLDSKTERPWLRTTFQHPDLRAWMTARRGDLIQAALILWQAWFDAGQPLAKTPLGMFDHWAKILGGVFEVARVPGFLGNLDTFYEDSDADGAAWRQFVDAWWTLLGEKDVSATDLWGLFKPPITSTMSPLDVDLGLGDGSERSQTTRLGKQLSAMRDRQFGAYRIDKGPVSRGIQKWRLITAKTDGPRQ; the protein is encoded by the coding sequence GTGAGCGCCGAGACGATGGTCACCGGGATGCTCGACGCCGCGATCGCCTATGCCGCGCGAGGATGGCCAGTCTTCCCGCTCTCCCCAGACGGAAAGATCCCGTTCTCGAAAGAGCACGCCTGCGCCGCGCCACTCCATCAACACGGCTTCAAGGACGCCAGCACCGATCCCGAGACAATCCGCGCGTGGTGGACGGAGCATCCGCTCAGCAACATCGGCATCGCCACGGGCGCGCGTTCTCGCATCACCGTGCTCGACGTGGATGTGAAGCCGTGGGAAGACAAAGCGGGCGACACGACGCTCGCGGCGCTCCTCGAGCAGCACGGGACACTCCCGGCCACGCCGAGCCAGCGGACCTGGAGCGGCGGCCGTCAGTACGTATTCGCCTACGGGGTTGGCGTGCGGAACTCCGCGGGCAAGCTCGGAGACAATCTCGACACCCGCGGCGAGGGGGGCTATATCGTCGCCCCTCCCTCGCGCGTCAGCGAAAATGGGCGACGGGGCGAGTACGCTTGGGATCTCTTCGCCGGCCCCGACGATCTCCCGCTCGCGCCGCTGCCCCCATGGCTGCTCACGCTCCTCGCGCCCGAGACGACGAACGGCCATCCCGCGCCCGCGGCGCCCGTCGACGACGCGATCCCGGACGGACAGCGCAATCCCACGCTCACCTCGCTGGCCGGCACGATGCGCCGGCGCGGGATGCAGCCGCCCGAGATCGCGGCGGCGCTCCTCGAGGTCAACCGCCGCCGCTGCCAGCCGCCGCTGCCCGATGCCGAGGTCCAGGCGATCGCGGCCAGCGTCGGCCGGTATACGCTCCCCTCGGTCGAGCTCAACGCTGGCAACCTCAATCTGGCCGAGATTACGGCCGAGGCCTGGCGCGCGTTCGCCGCCGCGAATGCGCCGCCTCTCACGTTCCTGATGGGTGGCCTCCTCGTGCGCCTCGAACCTGACGACGCGGGCCCCCCCGTCATACGGCCCGTGACGCCGGATCGCCTTCGGCATAGTCTGGCGCGCTGTGCGACTTGGTATATGCCGACGAAGAAGGCGCGCGTCGACGCCTTGCCCCCACTGCATGTCGTGCACGACATGCTGGCGCAGCCGGCGCCGCCGGTGCCGGTGCTCGATCGCCTCGTCGAGGCCCCCGTGTTCACCCGCGGCGGCACACTCCACCAGGTCCCCGGCTACCACGCGGACGGCCGGATTTTCTACGCCCCCGCCCCGGGCCTCACGGTCCCGCCCGTCCCGACTCCCGTGACGGCGGCGCACGTGGCCCAGGCCGTCGAGCTGCTCCTCTGGAACCTGCTGGGGGACTTCCCCTTCGTCGAGAACGCGGATGGCGTCCATGCGCTGGCCGGTCTGCTGCTCCTGTTCGGCCGCGAGTGCATCGACGGCCCGACGCCGCTGCACCTGGTGGAGAAACCGACCCCAGGGACCGGCGCGACGTTCCTCGCGGAGGCGATGACCCTCCCGGCGATCGGCCGCAGCCCCGGCGGCATGACCGAGGGCCGGGACGAGGACGAATGGCGCAAGCGACTGACCGCGAAGCTCCTGACGAGCCCCGCCGCCGTCAACATCGACAATCTCCGGCGCCGCCTGGACTCTGCGGCGCTCTCCTCGGCCATCACCGCGACGATCTGGGAGGATCGGCTCCTCGGGCAGAGCGAGCAGGCGCGCATCCCCGTCCGGTGCCTCTGGATCGCCACGGGCAATAACCCGGCGCTCTCGGATGAAATCACCCGCCGCACCATCCGGATCCGACTCGACTCGAAGACGGAGCGCCCGTGGCTCCGCACCACCTTCCAGCACCCGGACCTCCGGGCCTGGATGACGGCGCGGCGAGGGGACTTGATCCAGGCTGCCCTCATCCTCTGGCAAGCGTGGTTCGATGCGGGCCAGCCGCTGGCCAAGACACCGCTCGGCATGTTCGACCACTGGGCCAAGATCCTCGGCGGCGTGTTCGAGGTCGCCCGCGTCCCCGGGTTCCTCGGCAACCTCGACACCTTCTACGAGGACAGCGACGCAGACGGCGCCGCCTGGCGCCAGTTCGTCGACGCGTGGTGGACGTTGCTTGGGGAGAAGGACGTTAGCGCTACCGATCTCTGGGGGCTGTTCAAGCCGCCGATAACGTCCACCATGTCCCCCCTCGACGTGGATCTCGGACTTGGTGACGGGTCCGAGCGGAGTCAGACGACCCGCCTCGGGAAGCAGCTTTCCGCCATGCGGGACAGGCAGTTCGGCGCGTACAGAATCGACAAGGGCCCGGTCAGTAGGGGCATCCAGAAGTGGCGGCTCATCACGGCCAAGACGGACGGGCCACGCCAATGA
- a CDS encoding helix-turn-helix domain-containing protein: MTDRPLAAPQLATKVTGGEMPTPFLGASQPTYLRADQVAELLQVSEKSVYRWMKADPTMPALKIGGTVRFPRERLERWLREREQGTPRLRRVQTAATAGKAAS; the protein is encoded by the coding sequence ATGACTGATCGGCCCCTCGCCGCTCCTCAGCTCGCCACCAAGGTCACGGGCGGGGAGATGCCCACCCCGTTCCTCGGGGCGTCGCAGCCCACCTACCTCCGGGCAGACCAGGTCGCCGAGCTGCTCCAGGTCAGCGAGAAGAGCGTGTACCGCTGGATGAAGGCGGACCCGACGATGCCGGCGCTGAAGATCGGCGGCACGGTGCGCTTCCCACGGGAGCGCCTCGAGCGGTGGTTGCGCGAGCGTGAACAGGGGACCCCGCGGCTCCGCCGAGTGCAGACGGCAGCGACCGCCGGTAAGGCTGCCTCGTGA
- a CDS encoding helix-turn-helix transcriptional regulator has product MSPKRLSRVIQTLREAKGLTQRDLATKAKVTAGYVAQLEMGVRKNPSLDVLRRLAKALGVPVTELLG; this is encoded by the coding sequence ATGTCCCCTAAGAGACTGAGCCGCGTGATCCAGACACTCCGAGAGGCGAAGGGCCTGACGCAGCGCGACCTGGCCACGAAGGCCAAGGTCACGGCGGGCTATGTCGCGCAGCTCGAGATGGGGGTGCGGAAGAACCCCTCCCTCGACGTCCTTCGCCGCCTCGCCAAGGCGCTCGGCGTGCCGGTGACGGAGTTACTGGGCTAA